The nucleotide sequence AGTATGTAATTGCAGGAGATCAAGGAGACTGATCCAAGATTTCTTTTTCTTAAAGGAAAGGTATGGCTTTTCAGTGTTATAGCCCTACTATCAGGTCTTCTCCTCCTTTTTCTTATAGCAAAGGAGCGCGGGCTTTTTGTAAAAATGCAAGACGTCTACTTTATTGCTGATAGGGCTACAGGACTTTCTGTTGGAATGCCTGTCAAGGTATCTGGTTTCAAGATTGGAAGGCTGAAAGAGATGCAACTTCAGGATGATGCTTCTGTAAAGGTAATACTTTCTATAGAGAGCTCTCATATGAAATGGCTGAGAACAGATTCCTTTGCTATTCTTACAAAAGAGGGTTTAATCGGAGAATCTATAATAGAAGTAATTCCTGGCAGGGAAAGGCAGCTCAGACCAGGAGAACCGATAAGATTTGAAAGACTAAAGGGTATTGAGGAGATGGCTGGAGAGCTGAAGCAAGAGCTTACAGATATTATAGGGGGAATAAAGGAGCTCCTTGATTATATTAATTCACCCAGGGGTGAAATAAAAAGAAGCCTCTCAAATATACAGAAAGTTACAGAGAATCTGATAGAAACTACTGAATCAATGAATAAACTTCTTGAAGAGCTAAACAGAAGGGCTGTCTCCATAGGAGAAAGCACAGAAGATACCCTTGCTGAAACTAAAAGGAGGTTAGAGGAAATTTCAGGACTTATCACGACTACCAGGGAATCTATAGATCGTCTATCAAAGGAGCTTATTGATACAGCAAAGACAATTAAAGAAACAGTAGATCTTTCCTCAAAGGATATACCAGCCATTCTTGAAAATACTAGAAGAAATCTTGAGGATATTGAAGATATTCTCCAGAGCATTAAGGGATTATGGCCTGTAAGGAGTGGTATTAAGAAGATAGAGATAAAACCTCTTGAGGGAGACACCTATGAAAGATGAAAGAACTTTAAGTATAGATGATAAAGGATTCAGGCACAAGATTTACTTCATAATTATATATATGCCCCTTCTTATTAACCTTTTTCTTGCAGGTTGCTACAAAGCTCCTCCAAGTGAACCCTACAGGATTGAGGAGCTTAACAGAGCGATGGAACGAGCAGCAAAGGCCTTTGAGCGCAATGATACAGATATGGCACTCTCTCTTTATAAAGAGGCACTGAAAAGGGCTCGTCTTGTTCAGGATGATAGACTCACCCTTATAATACTTATAAATCTTTCGAGACTTCTTATCTCAGCCTCAAATATTGAAGAGGCTAATGAAGTTATAAACACTGCAAAGAGTCTTCTTAGGCGCTCTGAAGTGTTAGGGCTATCCATCCCTGAGGAGCTAAGAGAAGAATTATATCTTAATGAAATAGAGATAGATTTTTTTAAAAAGGACCTACAGGCACTGGGCTCAAAGGAATATGTAAAGAATATACTTCTAAGCACAAAAAATGTCTCTGTAAGGACAAGGGCACTTAATCTTTATGCCAGGATAGAGATTCTTAATTGTAGATATGAAAAAGCAGAGAGCTATCTCCTTGAATCCCTAAGGATAAATAATTTTTCCATGCTTGAAAGGGCAAACAGCCACAGGATTCTCGGAGAGGTCTATGCAGTGTCAGGAAAAGCGGAGGCAGAATATCACCTTCTTGAAGCACTGAGAATTGACAAAAACCTCGCCATTCCTGAAAAGATAGGGCTTGATATGGAGATCTTGGGAAGATATTACAGAGATAAAGACAGAGAACGGTCAAGGGAATATCTTCAGAGGGCTCTTGAGATATGGAATTTAAGGTCTGACAGAGAGAGGATAGAAGAGGTACAGAAATTACTTATTGAGCTTGAAGGTCAATGAGTATAGGTATTCTGGGCGGAACCTTTAACCCGATTCATTACGGACACCTGAGGATAGCAGAGGAAGTCAGAGAGAGATTCAATCTTTCTAAGGTTATCTTTGTTCCTGCGGGCATACCTCCTTTTAAGATTAAAGAGAGTGAACTTATAGAAAGCCATCACAGGGCAGAGATGGTAAGGCTTGCTATAAAAAGTAATCCCTTTTTTGAATTCTCTGATGTGGAGTTAAAACGTGAAGGTCCATCATATACGGTGGATACTCTTGAGATATTTAAAAAAGAGCATCCCGACAGGAATATCTATTTTATAGCAGGTGCAGATGCAATAGCCGATCTTCCAAAGTGGCGAAAACCCGAGAGGATACTTGAGCTTGCAGA is from Thermodesulfovibrionales bacterium and encodes:
- a CDS encoding MlaD family protein; amino-acid sequence: MQEIKETDPRFLFLKGKVWLFSVIALLSGLLLLFLIAKERGLFVKMQDVYFIADRATGLSVGMPVKVSGFKIGRLKEMQLQDDASVKVILSIESSHMKWLRTDSFAILTKEGLIGESIIEVIPGRERQLRPGEPIRFERLKGIEEMAGELKQELTDIIGGIKELLDYINSPRGEIKRSLSNIQKVTENLIETTESMNKLLEELNRRAVSIGESTEDTLAETKRRLEEISGLITTTRESIDRLSKELIDTAKTIKETVDLSSKDIPAILENTRRNLEDIEDILQSIKGLWPVRSGIKKIEIKPLEGDTYER
- the nadD gene encoding nicotinate-nucleotide adenylyltransferase, whose protein sequence is MSIGILGGTFNPIHYGHLRIAEEVRERFNLSKVIFVPAGIPPFKIKESELIESHHRAEMVRLAIKSNPFFEFSDVELKREGPSYTVDTLEIFKKEHPDRNIYFIAGADAIADLPKWRKPERILELAEIIVVTRPDFPLTRLQNLLVYGVDRQELHKFISGEIEEFVHRPFHFIKVSAISISGSIIRTFIKKQKSIKYLLPEEVEYYIIKNRILGFRGNR